In a single window of the Sphingobium cloacae genome:
- a CDS encoding recombinase family protein has translation MGTPKRAKAADAAPIAAKIARVYLRVSTDDQDLARQEQIAETARAQGFYVAGIYREKASGARADRPELQRMIGDLQAGEVVIAEKIDRISRLPLSEAEQLVATIKDRGAKLAVPGVIDLSELAASSTGVAKIVIEAMQDMLLRVALQTARDDYEDRRERQRQGIEIAKREGRYSGRRADKAKHRQIVALRQGGKSIAATAELANCSVAQVKRVMALEKARTGGNDHVPA, from the coding sequence ATGGGCACACCCAAACGAGCCAAGGCCGCAGACGCCGCCCCGATCGCCGCGAAGATCGCGCGGGTGTATTTGCGCGTCAGCACCGATGACCAAGACCTGGCCCGCCAAGAGCAGATCGCAGAGACGGCACGGGCCCAAGGCTTCTACGTCGCCGGCATCTACCGCGAGAAGGCATCGGGTGCGCGCGCCGATCGGCCCGAGCTTCAGCGGATGATTGGAGACCTTCAGGCCGGCGAAGTGGTGATCGCGGAGAAGATCGACCGCATCAGCCGCTTGCCGCTTTCCGAAGCAGAGCAGCTTGTCGCGACCATCAAGGACCGGGGCGCGAAGCTGGCCGTCCCCGGTGTCATCGACCTGTCTGAGCTGGCGGCCAGTTCCACGGGCGTTGCCAAGATCGTGATCGAGGCGATGCAGGACATGCTTTTGCGCGTCGCGCTACAGACCGCCCGCGACGACTATGAGGACCGTCGCGAGCGGCAGCGGCAGGGCATTGAGATCGCCAAGAGGGAAGGGCGCTATAGCGGCCGTCGAGCCGACAAGGCGAAGCACCGGCAGATCGTCGCGTTGCGGCAGGGCGGCAAGAGCATTGCCGCGACGGCCGAGCTGGCCAATTGCAGCGTCGCCCAGGTGAAAAGGGTTATGGCCTTGGAGAAGGCCCGGACCGGAGGGAACGACCATGTTCCTGCTTAA
- a CDS encoding DUF3147 family protein, whose protein sequence is MYFLAAKAIISGILIAAASELAKRYPGFGALIASLPLVSVLGMMWLWHDRPDATNMAAHSQATFWFVLPSLPLFLLIPWLLRHGVTFWPALLAGCALTVLLYFAMVAVLQRLGVTL, encoded by the coding sequence ATGTATTTTCTGGCGGCCAAAGCCATCATTTCGGGGATTCTGATCGCCGCCGCATCGGAGCTGGCCAAGCGCTATCCGGGGTTCGGCGCGCTGATCGCTTCCCTTCCGCTCGTCTCGGTGTTGGGGATGATGTGGCTTTGGCATGATCGGCCCGACGCCACCAACATGGCGGCGCACTCGCAAGCCACGTTCTGGTTCGTGCTGCCCTCGCTGCCGCTCTTCCTGCTCATCCCGTGGCTGCTGCGCCACGGCGTCACCTTCTGGCCTGCCCTGCTGGCGGGATGCGCGCTGACCGTCCTGCTCTATTTCGCGATGGTGGCGGTTCTTCAACGTCTCGGGGTCACACTGTAA
- the fliE gene encoding flagellar hook-basal body complex protein FliE: MGIGTADVMALRSAILQRNTALRDVAAPSPATNSPGLEGVSAPKGSFASAFQGALQKVNTLQEQEDVATEAYERGEITDIATVAIIQQRASISFEATLQVRNKLMSAYKDIMNMPV; the protein is encoded by the coding sequence ATGGGCATAGGGACGGCCGATGTGATGGCGCTCAGAAGCGCGATCCTCCAGCGCAATACTGCGCTTCGCGATGTCGCGGCCCCTTCCCCTGCAACCAACAGTCCGGGCCTTGAGGGGGTCAGCGCCCCAAAAGGTAGTTTTGCATCCGCGTTCCAAGGCGCGCTGCAAAAGGTAAATACGCTCCAAGAACAGGAGGACGTTGCCACGGAAGCCTACGAGCGTGGCGAAATCACCGACATCGCGACGGTCGCGATCATTCAGCAGCGCGCCTCCATCAGCTTCGAGGCCACCCTTCAAGTGCGCAACAAACTGATGTCCGCCTATAAGGACATCATGAACATGCCGGTTTGA
- a CDS encoding arsenic resistance protein, translated as MTPDSRTLRDRLEGSQVAIYFAAVIAGALIALAVSGSASWEAAINPALVLMLFVTFLQVPLAELGRGFGRLRFLGALLAVNFVAVPLLVAVLVQFVPNDPMIRLGVLLVLLCPCIDYVVTFAHLGRADAKLLLASTPALLVVQMLLLPIYLRLFLGTAASDLVQAGPFLHAFLWLIAIPLALAVLVQLWARRSATGARASAALGLLPVPATAVVLLIVIAAVVPQLGQAIGAALRVVPIYIAFAIIAPLVGWVAARAAKLDAEAGRALAFSAATRNSLVVLPLALAVPGAVPLLPAIIVAQTLVELIAELVFIRTVSRLGSALPSIV; from the coding sequence ATGACGCCTGATAGTCGCACGCTGCGCGATCGGCTCGAAGGAAGCCAGGTCGCGATCTATTTTGCAGCGGTTATCGCGGGCGCTCTGATCGCGCTCGCGGTTTCTGGCTCGGCCTCATGGGAAGCGGCAATCAACCCGGCGCTGGTTTTGATGCTGTTCGTCACCTTCCTGCAAGTGCCGCTTGCGGAGCTGGGCCGCGGCTTTGGTCGACTCCGCTTCCTCGGCGCGCTGCTCGCGGTCAACTTCGTCGCCGTGCCGCTGCTGGTGGCGGTCCTCGTCCAATTCGTGCCGAACGATCCGATGATCCGCCTCGGCGTCCTGCTTGTGCTGCTCTGCCCCTGTATCGACTATGTGGTGACGTTCGCCCATCTCGGCCGCGCCGACGCCAAGCTGCTACTGGCTTCCACGCCCGCTCTGCTGGTCGTCCAAATGCTGCTGTTGCCGATCTACCTCCGACTGTTCCTCGGCACGGCAGCCTCGGACCTCGTGCAAGCCGGTCCTTTCCTGCACGCGTTCCTGTGGCTGATAGCGATCCCGCTCGCGCTGGCGGTCCTTGTTCAACTGTGGGCGCGGCGATCGGCGACGGGCGCGCGCGCCTCGGCCGCGCTGGGCCTGTTGCCTGTGCCGGCGACGGCTGTCGTCCTGCTGATCGTCATCGCGGCCGTCGTCCCCCAGCTCGGGCAGGCTATCGGCGCGGCGCTGCGCGTCGTGCCGATCTATATCGCCTTCGCCATCATAGCGCCGCTGGTTGGTTGGGTCGCCGCGCGTGCCGCAAAGCTGGACGCGGAGGCGGGGCGGGCGCTGGCGTTCAGCGCGGCGACACGCAATTCGCTGGTCGTCCTACCGCTCGCCTTGGCGGTGCCGGGAGCGGTGCCGCTGCTGCCCGCGATCATCGTCGCGCAAACGCTGGTCGAACTGATCGCAGAGCTGGTGTTTATCCGAACTGTCTCAAGGCTGGGCTCCGCTCTCCCATCAATCGTATAA
- a CDS encoding HAD-IIB family hydrolase, whose translation MKRLIAFDLDGTLAESKRPLSDDMAATLARLLAVADVAIISGGDWPQFAKQIASRLPADAARDRLWLMPTTGTKLYRFINDEWRAIYAELFDDAERTAIRSAFDRALGEAGLADERTWGERIEDRGSQITFSGLGQAAPLKEKEAWDADRSKRTGLQATLRSALPGMAINLGGTTSIDVTRAGVDKGYGLKRLSAESGIALADMLFIGDAIYPGGNDYPAAQIGMETIRVRDVAETAAVIAAIVACLRR comes from the coding sequence ATGAAGAGGCTGATTGCGTTCGATCTCGACGGCACGCTGGCCGAAAGCAAGCGGCCGTTGTCCGACGATATGGCGGCGACACTGGCGCGGCTGCTCGCCGTGGCTGATGTGGCAATTATCTCGGGTGGCGACTGGCCGCAGTTTGCCAAACAGATCGCTTCACGGCTGCCGGCCGACGCGGCCCGCGATCGCCTCTGGCTGATGCCCACGACCGGCACCAAGCTCTATCGCTTCATCAATGATGAGTGGCGGGCGATCTATGCCGAGCTTTTCGACGACGCCGAACGCACGGCGATCCGATCGGCGTTTGACCGGGCATTGGGGGAGGCCGGATTGGCGGACGAGCGAACATGGGGCGAGCGGATCGAGGATCGGGGCAGCCAGATAACCTTTTCCGGCTTGGGGCAGGCGGCGCCGCTGAAAGAGAAAGAAGCGTGGGACGCGGATCGATCCAAGCGAACTGGCCTGCAAGCAACGCTCCGGTCAGCGCTGCCGGGCATGGCGATCAACCTGGGCGGCACGACATCGATCGACGTAACCCGTGCAGGCGTCGACAAGGGTTATGGCCTCAAGCGCCTGAGCGCCGAAAGCGGCATAGCCTTGGCTGATATGCTGTTCATCGGCGACGCGATCTATCCCGGCGGAAACGACTATCCCGCCGCTCAGATTGGGATGGAAACGATCCGGGTGCGCGATGTCGCTGAGACAGCGGCGGTGATCGCCGCCATCGTCGCCTGCCTGCGCCGATAA
- a CDS encoding KfrB domain-containing protein — MALEPIRITHPVDPDRAEVEQRVVCAAERDPEPFFVAYRQHAESFDGRYVCADLMKEIIPEYSASPIARGRYNNAVHNTAAVLASEQFRRTLADERDPTRRLALFVTGSPGSGKTSLIMSAGLPPDARVLYEGQLLDPSSRAKIAGALDRGLTVSIAAVLPRIEDAFENTLRRFERVGRGASIATMARIQDGTPAGLEAIHAEFGDRVEIEIHDIRDRTNPRSYDIRDGLKHWQEELSRGSTEQRLFDQLHRIRREGRGSDDFERQARGQPIAAREQGVAREPDGSGEAPGDEPRRTGEDRSPQLLRGLYAPTAAPKPAAEAPADDGTYTGPIVAVDAKTATQLVDGKQISHQLRFLTGSTADLAEGRNLTISYRGGIGKVTDPRKQTQGRTR, encoded by the coding sequence ATGGCGTTAGAGCCGATCCGGATCACGCACCCGGTCGACCCCGACCGGGCCGAAGTCGAGCAGCGCGTTGTGTGCGCTGCCGAACGCGATCCCGAGCCGTTCTTTGTCGCCTATCGCCAGCACGCGGAATCGTTCGATGGGCGCTATGTCTGCGCCGACCTCATGAAAGAGATCATCCCCGAATATTCGGCCTCGCCGATTGCGCGGGGCCGTTACAACAACGCCGTCCATAATACGGCTGCGGTGCTGGCGTCCGAGCAGTTTCGGCGCACGTTGGCCGACGAGCGCGATCCGACGCGCCGGCTTGCGCTTTTCGTCACCGGCTCCCCCGGATCGGGCAAGACTTCGCTTATCATGTCGGCGGGCCTGCCTCCCGACGCGCGAGTGCTCTACGAGGGCCAGCTTCTCGACCCATCGAGCCGCGCCAAGATCGCGGGCGCGCTCGATCGGGGGCTTACCGTGTCGATCGCGGCTGTGCTGCCGCGTATCGAGGACGCTTTTGAAAACACGCTCAGGCGGTTCGAGCGGGTAGGGCGTGGCGCGTCGATCGCGACCATGGCCCGCATTCAAGATGGAACGCCCGCTGGGCTTGAGGCGATTCACGCGGAATTTGGCGACCGGGTGGAGATTGAGATCCACGATATTCGCGACCGGACAAACCCGCGTTCTTATGATATAAGGGACGGGCTCAAACACTGGCAGGAGGAACTAAGCCGTGGATCGACCGAGCAGAGACTATTCGACCAGCTCCACCGGATCAGGCGAGAGGGCCGAGGAAGCGACGACTTCGAGCGCCAGGCCCGAGGCCAGCCAATCGCGGCGCGCGAGCAAGGCGTGGCACGCGAGCCTGACGGCAGCGGCGAAGCGCCTGGCGACGAACCCCGACGAACTGGCGAAGATCGAAGCCCGCAACTTCTAAGGGGCCTCTACGCCCCTACGGCCGCCCCGAAGCCGGCGGCCGAGGCCCCGGCGGATGACGGCACCTATACCGGCCCGATCGTCGCCGTGGACGCCAAGACCGCCACGCAGCTCGTGGACGGCAAGCAGATCAGCCATCAGCTCCGTTTTCTGACCGGCAGCACAGCCGACCTGGCCGAAGGCCGAAACCTCACCATCAGCTATCGCGGCGGGATCGGCAAAGTGACCGATCCCCGGAAGCAGACCCAGGGGCGCACCCGCTAG
- a CDS encoding TrbI/VirB10 family protein yields MIDNPDDSPDLLARPPARGAGVRRLNRIPLFIVIGIACAVLLLLVYTASQRSRSNMATGMADDSGNKGPVASSSPPQLADAPESGVIPPAVVGPTIDPTTGAAGAPGAPQQVVVRQRPPNPYEQDWARYNQQRLQVAQAREGAFMSALNAPTGVQLASQRTSGAPAGTGAAPAPAGLDPATLAAFGGIPGGAAPRSAAAAGGLPADNDSQFNGQDAKRDFLTRRSQESNYSPAMRTAVVSPYEMKAGTVIPAVMIGGINSDLPGQILGQVSENVYDTKTGRYLLIPQGSKLVGTYDNSVTMGQNRVLVVWKRVIFPDASSLDLDMMPGADQGGYAGFRDQVNNHYGKIFGSALMLSLFSAGIQVSQPRNSSILTNPDVGQTAAGAVGQQLGQVGTQLMQRNLRIQPTLEIRPGYRFNVEVTKDLIIQPWRR; encoded by the coding sequence GTGATCGACAATCCCGACGACTCGCCGGACCTGCTGGCGCGCCCGCCAGCGCGCGGGGCAGGGGTTCGCCGCCTCAACCGCATTCCGCTGTTCATCGTCATCGGGATCGCGTGCGCGGTCCTGCTGTTGCTGGTCTATACGGCTTCGCAGCGCTCGCGATCGAACATGGCGACGGGCATGGCAGACGACAGCGGCAACAAGGGGCCGGTGGCGTCCAGCTCGCCCCCGCAGCTCGCTGATGCTCCGGAGTCAGGCGTGATCCCGCCGGCCGTCGTCGGCCCGACGATCGACCCGACGACAGGGGCAGCCGGGGCTCCCGGTGCGCCGCAACAGGTTGTCGTGCGCCAGCGACCGCCCAATCCCTATGAGCAGGATTGGGCGCGCTATAATCAACAGCGACTCCAAGTGGCGCAGGCGCGCGAAGGCGCGTTCATGTCGGCGCTGAACGCGCCTACGGGCGTGCAGCTTGCTTCGCAGCGCACCAGCGGGGCCCCCGCCGGAACAGGAGCAGCGCCCGCACCGGCGGGCCTTGATCCAGCAACGCTGGCCGCCTTCGGCGGCATCCCCGGCGGAGCTGCGCCGAGATCGGCCGCGGCTGCTGGTGGCCTCCCGGCCGACAACGATTCTCAATTCAACGGGCAGGATGCAAAGCGCGACTTCCTCACGCGGCGGTCGCAAGAGAGCAACTATTCGCCAGCGATGCGAACGGCCGTCGTCTCGCCCTATGAAATGAAGGCCGGCACAGTGATTCCGGCGGTAATGATCGGCGGCATCAACTCCGATCTGCCGGGCCAGATTCTCGGCCAGGTCTCCGAGAATGTCTATGACACCAAGACGGGTCGTTATCTGCTGATCCCCCAAGGGTCCAAGCTCGTCGGCACCTATGACAATTCGGTCACGATGGGCCAAAACCGCGTGCTGGTGGTCTGGAAGCGGGTCATCTTCCCCGATGCCTCGTCGCTCGATCTCGACATGATGCCGGGGGCGGATCAGGGCGGCTACGCCGGCTTCCGCGACCAAGTGAACAATCACTATGGCAAAATCTTCGGCAGCGCTCTGATGTTGTCGTTGTTCTCGGCGGGGATTCAGGTTTCCCAGCCCCGCAATAGCAGCATCCTCACAAACCCCGACGTGGGGCAAACGGCAGCCGGTGCGGTCGGGCAACAGCTCGGCCAGGTCGGCACGCAGCTCATGCAGCGAAACCTTCGTATCCAACCGACGCTGGAAATCCGGCCAGGCTATCGGTTCAACGTGGAAGTGACGAAAGACCTCATTATCCAACCTTGGCGGCGCTAA